AAAGTGATGGATATATTCTCTTCCTCCCGGCGGGAGCAGAGCGCGCCAGTGGGGCAAGCGTGTGTGCACGCCTCGCAACTCGTACACGCGTCTGGGTTGATGGACACGATTCCGAGCGGAGAACGTGGGTGTTCCATGACGACGTCAGTGGCCTGGGGATAAGAGGCTGCCAGCGCTTCGACCGCGTGGGCCGCGGCGCCAGCCCCGAAGAGCCGCAGAGGGACTGCTGGAGCAGAGCCATCCGGCTGAGATGTTGGAGACGCGCGCGATGGGGCAGGAGGCGGAGCGTCGCCCAGTACCACACGCCCAGGTGCGTCCCCCAGCGCCTGAAGCAGTTTCCGGCAATAGTCCACTCGTCCCTGCAGGACTTGATTAGCACTTGTGGTGCACTCCGGTCCGCAGGGGCGTATCCCCACGGCGGTCGCGCCCGCCGCCAGTGACTGCAGGACAGCCGCTGCCGGGACCATGGCGACGCAAGGCACTCTCATGGGAAGCCACCCGCCTTCAACGGGCGCGTGGTCGTTGCCACATTCGAAGAGAACGGCGCACCCCGTGATGCCCTCGTCCGTCCGGAGCAAGGCGCCAAGGTGAGCCTCGAACTCCTCCGCGGACCAGCCCGGGAACTCAACGGCGCGCTGCGGGCACGCTTCCACGCAAGCACCGCAGCTCTGGCATTTGGAGCGCTCGACAAGCATGAAGCTGCCCTCCCGCCTTAGAGCACCGTGGGGACAGGCACTCACGCACTGGTCGCACCCCGTCTCGGCGGCGCACGCCTTCGTGGAAATGGTCGGCACGCACACATACGTGATTGGAGGCAGCGTGAGGAGGGCGCGGCGGCTTATCCGCTGCCGCCCTCGGGCCAGCGTCGCTTTCAGATTTTCGGGCCGGGATCCCGGAAAGGCTCGCGCATGGGCGACAGCGGCTGTGAGCAGCAGGCGGGCTTTGGCTGACGCCGAGCCGTCCGCCCCGTTACGGCAGCTCCCGATATTGACAGCCTGGATGCCCAGGGGGTCCAGGCCTGCTCGGCGCACAATGGCCTGGATCGCTGTTTCGGGCCAGGGACTGGAACAGAAGCCAAGCACGAGCCGTTGCGCGTCAAATTCATCCAGGGCGGTCGTCACACCCTGAGAAGTAGGACAGGGGCCGTCCTGAGTCAGGACCCGCAGGTCCTCATGGTGCGCGGAAAGCCATGCGGAAACATCCTGAAGATCCGAGCGCGAAGCCTTGTCCTGCGCGTCTCCGTAGAGCAGCACCAGGACACGGGACACAGACGCGCCACCGGACGTCGCGATAGGCTCCACGGAAGTCTGCACGCTCATGGTCTCCCTTAGTGAACTTTCACGGCTTCTCGAAGGCGGGAGATGAGAAAACCCGTCATGTCAACGTCGTGGGCTATCAGTGCCCATGACGCCCTGATTACCTCGGCGTAGAAGCCATCCCTGTCCCTTCTTGCGACCGCGTTTTCAAGGAAAGGCAGCCAGCGGAACAGGTGCGCCTCAAGAAACGTCTTTTGGCGGCTCAGGAGATCGAGCGCCTGGTTTACATCCACCGAGCGCCATGCCTCGGCCTCCTTGCCGCAAAGGAATGAGACGAACTCCATCTCGGTGGCGACGTGGTCGGGAGTTTCTACGGATGGGGAAGAGCGCAACCCTGCGGCGGTGTACTGCGCCTCAACTTGAACCAGCACCTTGCCTGGCGCCATGCCCCTGGGGTCCAGGTAAGGGGACTCGTGGAGAGGTACGGGTGAGCGGGCAGAGCTGCCCACAAAGAGACTGCAATAGGCCTTTTGGATGTCGCTTATCTGGAGGGGACCGAGGGCGCCCACCTCCCGCAGCAACGTGTGCCAACTTTTGTAGAACGCCAGCCCGCTTGCTTGGCGGTATGTCCTCCCCAAGTAGCGGGCTGCGTCCCGGGCTGCGTTGAGCCTTTCTTCATTGGGGTCGAGCAGCAAAACAGAAACGAACCGGTATGCTGCCTGCCGCAGCCTCGCCATGTGCGCGAGGCTAACGCTTGTACCGCGCCGCTGCTTCACCTCGCGCCCTCTTCAGGCAGCAGCTCGTAGACGACCGCCGAGAGGAAGACCAGGGCAACGCCCAGCACGAAAAGTAGCGCCGCAAATGGAACGCGCGGATTGCTGTACGCCTCGTTCACCGGATTGCCGAGCGGAGCGGCCAGGGCAAGATAGCTCACTGCGGCAAGAGCAAGCCCGGCTAGCAGTGTTGCGACGGTGAGTCCGATACGCATTTCAGCACCCCCTACTAACTCTCCTGGACATCCAGGATGGGGAACACCTTGGTGAACACGATGAACAGGAGGACTCCCATAGTGAGCAGCGCGCCGACTACAAGATACTCTACCCACGTGGGGCTGTAGAAGCCCTCGCCATAGGGAAGAAGGTTACCGACAGTGAGCGAGGGCACGACCATAAGATATCGCTTCAGGATGGCGGCCGCGTTCACCGCCAGCGCGGTAAGCACGACCAGCCACAGATAATGCTGCTTGAAGAGCGCCTGTAGGCCCGCCGCGATAGCCGACACCACGAGCAGCCCCGCGGATATCCAGAAGAGAGGCGCGTACTCGCCGGTCAGAAGGGCCCGTGTGAGCTGCCCTTCATGGTAATTGCTCCCGTAGGAGCTGGTCATCAGCTCCGCGCCGATGAAGTAGATGTACACCAGCGTAAGGCCGAGCATGAGGTTGCTCAGCCACGCGAAAGCGCCGATGCTAAGCTTGTCCTTCACGCCCAGCACCCGCCGCAGAACCGCCAGGACGATGATGAGCATCCCCGTGCCCGTGACGCCCGCCATCACCACTGAGGCGGGCGCCTGTAGTGCGCTGTACCAGCCGGTGCGGCCTTGCTGGATGCCGAAGACGAATCCGGATGTCGAGGCGGCTGTCGCGCCCACCACGATGAGGAGGATAGCCAGCGCCAGACTCGTGTGACGTCGGCGCGCTTGCTCCGCCGGGGTATTGCGATAGCCCGCGGCGACAATCCGGAGGAACCATTGCCAGCCACTGGGCCGGCGGGCCAGGGCGGCGGCATCCGGCCGGCTGTCCAGGTAGAGGTACACGGCCGTGACGATCAGCGCGCTCATCAGGCCGACAGTGAATGTCCCGAAGAAGGGTGACATCGGTCGGCCATACATCGCGAGGTTTATGAGCGCACGAAGCGGCTGACCCAGGTCCACGATAACGCTCGCGCCGCCCGCGAGAAGCGCTGCTAGCGCCAGGAGGCTGAGGGGCCTGCTCAACGGTCGGAGTTGAGGCAGCCCGCTGAGACGCACCACTGCGATAAGGATCATGGACCCAAAGCCTATGCCTGCGGCGTACAGTTCAAAGGCAATGTACAGCCCCCACGGCGCTCCGCCCATCGTCCCCACGTCTCGCATTCCCGTGACGACCTCGCCTTCCGCAAGCTGGAGCGAGTACGCGTAGAGGCCGAACGCCAGGGCTACGAGCAGGATGAGGAT
This genomic window from Dehalococcoidia bacterium contains:
- a CDS encoding molecular chaperone TorD family protein encodes the protein MARLRQAAYRFVSVLLLDPNEERLNAARDAARYLGRTYRQASGLAFYKSWHTLLREVGALGPLQISDIQKAYCSLFVGSSARSPVPLHESPYLDPRGMAPGKVLVQVEAQYTAAGLRSSPSVETPDHVATEMEFVSFLCGKEAEAWRSVDVNQALDLLSRQKTFLEAHLFRWLPFLENAVARRDRDGFYAEVIRASWALIAHDVDMTGFLISRLREAVKVH
- the nrfD gene encoding NrfD/PsrC family molybdoenzyme membrane anchor subunit, translating into MVTRAETNGLPYGIGRFGAGAIVSILILLVALAFGLYAYSLQLAEGEVVTGMRDVGTMGGAPWGLYIAFELYAAGIGFGSMILIAVVRLSGLPQLRPLSRPLSLLALAALLAGGASVIVDLGQPLRALINLAMYGRPMSPFFGTFTVGLMSALIVTAVYLYLDSRPDAAALARRPSGWQWFLRIVAAGYRNTPAEQARRRHTSLALAILLIVVGATAASTSGFVFGIQQGRTGWYSALQAPASVVMAGVTGTGMLIIVLAVLRRVLGVKDKLSIGAFAWLSNLMLGLTLVYIYFIGAELMTSSYGSNYHEGQLTRALLTGEYAPLFWISAGLLVVSAIAAGLQALFKQHYLWLVVLTALAVNAAAILKRYLMVVPSLTVGNLLPYGEGFYSPTWVEYLVVGALLTMGVLLFIVFTKVFPILDVQES